In one Hyphomicrobium sp. 99 genomic region, the following are encoded:
- a CDS encoding lipopolysaccharide assembly protein LapB has protein sequence MSVTVPNDGNSESTTSQLSRPCLAAALAALALVLSWLVVSRTVVACLERFDPEWALAIRVSDANAELELVNNWVAKSAKADGRIPKPNLETNEAKQHLLRVLNAEPLNASAFELLGILSAASEDTVAATRFMQAAEARSLRRPAAHDWLMRQSLAAKDIESAINHANALLRIRPDLISGVAPALSQIAAMPGGTEALIATLSTAPPWREKFFRAVNGATSNVDAPAKLLLGLLPSEHPPTPKEINAYLRYLIDEKKYELAYSSWLQLLPPSQLRSAGPLFNGNFQFAPSGLPFDWTIERSDRALAEIIAAQGLTDQNALSVELGGGRVDFRPIYQFLQLAPGRYRLLGNSKGNLKGLRGLKWQIACLEQLARPRGESPAFLDGSSAWAEFSVRFDIPASCRAQIIRLILDARSASETLVAGSFAFTSLKIERDGD, from the coding sequence GTGAGCGTGACAGTTCCGAACGATGGAAATTCCGAATCGACGACATCACAGCTGTCACGGCCATGTCTTGCCGCTGCGCTCGCTGCGTTGGCTCTCGTTCTGAGTTGGCTCGTCGTTTCGCGGACCGTCGTTGCTTGCCTTGAACGATTTGACCCGGAATGGGCGCTTGCGATCCGTGTGTCTGACGCAAACGCCGAGCTTGAGCTTGTCAATAACTGGGTCGCAAAAAGCGCGAAAGCCGACGGCAGAATTCCTAAGCCGAACTTGGAAACAAATGAGGCCAAGCAGCACCTTCTGCGTGTGCTCAACGCTGAACCGCTCAATGCTTCGGCGTTCGAGCTGCTTGGAATTCTATCGGCAGCCAGCGAAGATACGGTGGCGGCAACTAGGTTTATGCAGGCTGCCGAGGCAAGGTCGCTTAGGAGACCCGCGGCTCACGACTGGCTAATGCGGCAAAGTCTTGCCGCGAAGGATATCGAAAGTGCGATTAATCACGCGAATGCCTTGCTTCGCATTAGACCGGATTTGATATCCGGGGTCGCTCCCGCACTCTCCCAAATCGCGGCGATGCCCGGGGGTACGGAAGCCTTGATCGCAACGCTCTCAACGGCGCCGCCGTGGCGCGAGAAGTTCTTTCGCGCGGTCAACGGAGCGACGAGCAATGTCGATGCGCCCGCCAAATTGCTTCTCGGATTGCTGCCCTCGGAGCATCCCCCGACACCTAAGGAGATCAACGCGTATCTTCGATACCTGATCGACGAAAAAAAATATGAGCTCGCATATTCCTCTTGGCTCCAGCTTCTTCCGCCGAGCCAGTTGAGATCCGCGGGCCCGCTTTTCAATGGCAACTTCCAATTTGCCCCTTCAGGTCTTCCATTCGACTGGACGATCGAGAGAAGTGATCGCGCACTGGCGGAAATCATCGCCGCGCAAGGTCTGACTGACCAGAACGCGCTGTCGGTTGAGCTCGGCGGCGGGCGTGTCGACTTCCGGCCGATTTATCAATTCCTCCAATTGGCTCCAGGGCGTTATCGTCTTCTCGGGAATTCAAAGGGGAACCTGAAGGGACTACGCGGTCTCAAATGGCAGATCGCATGTCTTGAGCAGCTCGCTCGTCCACGCGGGGAGAGCCCGGCATTCCTGGACGGATCTTCCGCCTGGGCAGAATTCTCGGTGAGGTTTGACATTCCGGCCAGCTGCAGAGCGCAGATTATCCGGCTGATTCTCGATGCGCGGTCGGCCTCCGAAACTTTGGTTGCGGGATCGTTTGCCTTCACAAGTCTCAAGATCGAGAGAGACGGGGACTAA
- a CDS encoding glycosyltransferase, producing MALVLCQHWLSWGIRPVLVILKSTPADLAPDFDALATDRVTLGISKSGLVRYFVLAARVFSTARKYRAEGLLSMPFGWHAFIAIGARLGGVRNIIAHVGNYPNDRHKSAFAKFRILVQLGRPLTDRLVCCSQYVQQGTMKYFGVRQRETAVVYNGVPVQEFTPSVALRPRERSKSFTIGMVARLEKHKDQTTLIRAAKILKERGRDIRVEIVGDGSQRQMLEQMIDAESLSDRVILLGMRRDVPAIMARLDLFAFSTTPDEGFGIALAEAMIARVPIVASDVGACREVLGDGSLGLLVPPADAAALADAIDAVRADPQAARIRASRARETALQKFSGEAMAREYGALLGFSFAARLSDAGRQTA from the coding sequence ATGGCGCTTGTTCTATGCCAGCATTGGCTGTCGTGGGGAATTCGTCCCGTCCTCGTCATCCTCAAGTCGACGCCAGCAGATCTAGCGCCAGATTTCGATGCGCTCGCCACCGATCGAGTTACGCTCGGCATCTCAAAAAGTGGGCTCGTCAGATATTTCGTTCTGGCAGCTCGTGTCTTCTCGACCGCTCGCAAGTATCGCGCGGAAGGTCTGCTATCTATGCCGTTCGGTTGGCATGCCTTCATTGCGATCGGTGCTAGATTGGGTGGCGTCCGGAACATCATCGCCCACGTCGGAAACTATCCGAATGACCGCCACAAATCGGCGTTCGCAAAGTTCAGGATATTGGTTCAGCTTGGCCGTCCACTAACTGATCGCCTCGTCTGCTGCAGCCAGTACGTTCAGCAGGGCACGATGAAGTATTTCGGCGTGCGCCAAAGAGAAACGGCCGTCGTCTACAACGGCGTGCCTGTCCAAGAATTCACGCCGAGCGTGGCGCTAAGGCCGCGAGAGAGAAGCAAGTCCTTCACGATAGGCATGGTGGCGCGATTGGAGAAACATAAGGATCAGACCACTTTGATCCGCGCCGCCAAAATACTCAAGGAGCGAGGCCGAGACATCAGAGTTGAAATCGTCGGCGATGGCAGTCAACGCCAAATGCTTGAGCAAATGATCGATGCCGAAAGCCTTTCTGATCGGGTGATCCTCCTCGGCATGCGCCGCGACGTTCCAGCGATCATGGCAAGATTGGATTTATTCGCATTTTCGACGACGCCGGATGAAGGCTTCGGAATAGCGCTCGCCGAGGCAATGATTGCGCGCGTGCCGATTGTAGCGAGCGACGTTGGAGCATGCCGCGAAGTTCTGGGCGATGGCAGCCTCGGATTGCTCGTGCCGCCCGCAGACGCCGCGGCGCTGGCCGATGCCATAGATGCCGTACGCGCCGATCCTCAGGCAGCAAGGATACGCGCCAGCCGAGCGCGAGAAACAGCTCTGCAAAAATTCTCCGGCGAAGCCATGGCGCGTGAATACGGCGCACTTTTGGGATTTTCATTTGCTGCACGCTTATCGGACGCGGGCCGGCAAACAGCGTGA
- a CDS encoding glycosyltransferase, whose translation MTCLRLAQHWQPRFRQHVLALGAATRALGPEFEQLENCRLTIAPEKPLTNLTMWRWLRAILKENCPDALIIHVFGVPHLIAASAARSAGIKSLAVKAGNPPPLDMPGRRRWGAVTLASQLLRCPIASCSAAVDGELRKLGVGMPKHSHALPNGIDISRLAARAARSRKDRSKRPAVIGMVARLDAIKDHRTLLNAFSLVCSQFPDCELWIVGEGALRNTLESHAQSLGISDRTKFLGNRNDIPELLGQMDVYAFSTTRAEGFGIALIEAMAAGVAVVASDVPACREVLGNGEAGMLVPPGDSSKLAQGIAALLRDRDLRENINAAAAIRVRLEYSIEKCAARWEALIFRNAEAISSAVA comes from the coding sequence ATGACGTGTTTGCGCCTGGCCCAGCATTGGCAGCCGCGATTCCGTCAGCATGTTTTAGCCTTGGGGGCCGCCACGCGCGCATTGGGGCCGGAATTCGAGCAGCTCGAAAATTGTCGGCTCACCATCGCGCCTGAAAAGCCTCTGACCAATCTCACCATGTGGCGCTGGCTTCGAGCTATCTTGAAAGAAAATTGTCCGGACGCGCTGATCATTCATGTCTTCGGTGTGCCCCATTTGATCGCGGCATCAGCCGCGAGAAGCGCCGGCATAAAATCGCTCGCGGTGAAGGCCGGAAATCCCCCGCCGCTGGACATGCCGGGCCGGCGAAGATGGGGAGCCGTAACATTGGCTTCGCAACTGCTTCGGTGTCCCATCGCGTCCTGCTCCGCGGCGGTTGATGGAGAGCTTCGGAAGCTCGGCGTGGGCATGCCAAAGCATTCGCACGCGCTTCCAAATGGTATCGATATTTCTCGCCTCGCAGCCAGGGCGGCGCGTTCACGTAAGGACAGATCGAAGAGGCCAGCCGTGATCGGGATGGTCGCACGTCTGGATGCCATCAAGGATCATCGCACGCTTTTAAATGCGTTCAGTCTTGTGTGCTCGCAATTTCCGGATTGCGAGCTTTGGATCGTAGGCGAAGGAGCATTGCGCAACACGCTCGAAAGTCACGCCCAAAGCTTAGGGATCTCGGACAGGACGAAGTTTCTCGGCAACCGCAACGATATTCCGGAATTGCTGGGTCAAATGGACGTTTACGCTTTCAGCACGACACGCGCAGAAGGTTTCGGCATTGCGCTCATCGAGGCAATGGCCGCCGGCGTCGCCGTCGTAGCGTCGGACGTACCCGCATGCCGCGAAGTTCTTGGAAACGGAGAGGCGGGAATGCTTGTGCCTCCGGGAGATTCAAGCAAGCTAGCACAAGGCATCGCTGCGCTTTTGCGGGATCGGGACCTTCGAGAAAATATCAACGCCGCGGCTGCCATTCGCGTTCGGCTTGAATACAGCATCGAAAAATGCGCCGCGCGATGGGAAGCACTTATTTTTCGCAATGCCGAAGCAATATCGTCAGCGGTTGCCTGA
- a CDS encoding glycosyltransferase family 4 protein, which translates to MRILTCLGDATSIDTWSNTPFFLLEAGKSARFLDDGWRLDTKVLRYHRLAWNAARTMKRLERGGFQYSPSFLRRLIEQVQPIDVEAEVLSHFPLFPPLESGVRRTSFYIDATLTQNFNDYGLVGRGGVGKEMAYDAVARERDQYEAADRIVCMSRWAARSVVEHYGISKSKVHVVPPGANLPANESTSFVAKSGGPVSPLRLGFIGKDWRRKNLQFLLQIADVLHARRVPVEIAAAGFEPDTGPRHHLLKVVGFIDKRHELSTFVRFIQSCHFTCLFSNAEAFGLSNRESLRLGIPVLARDIGGISDTMPNGCGHLFDASAQPEDVAVTIESYARNLDRYWALHSAVAARSEEFTWATAVGKLQAIWSGSDEYVYERINSYA; encoded by the coding sequence ATGCGCATCCTGACCTGTCTCGGTGATGCGACGTCGATCGATACATGGAGCAATACGCCATTCTTTCTGTTGGAGGCGGGGAAGAGCGCACGCTTTCTCGATGACGGATGGCGACTTGATACCAAAGTCTTGCGCTATCATCGGCTCGCTTGGAACGCCGCTAGAACGATGAAGCGGCTGGAGAGGGGAGGCTTTCAATATAGCCCATCTTTTCTTCGCCGCCTGATCGAGCAGGTGCAGCCGATAGATGTCGAAGCCGAAGTCCTAAGTCATTTTCCGCTGTTTCCACCCTTGGAGAGTGGGGTTCGAAGAACGAGCTTCTACATCGACGCGACACTGACGCAGAACTTCAACGATTATGGATTGGTCGGACGAGGCGGTGTTGGAAAGGAAATGGCGTACGACGCCGTCGCAAGAGAGCGCGATCAGTACGAAGCAGCCGACCGTATCGTGTGCATGAGCCGCTGGGCAGCGCGTTCGGTTGTCGAGCATTACGGAATATCGAAAAGCAAAGTTCACGTAGTGCCACCCGGAGCAAATTTGCCTGCCAATGAAAGCACCTCGTTCGTCGCAAAGTCTGGCGGCCCGGTCTCACCTTTAAGGCTGGGATTTATCGGCAAGGACTGGAGACGAAAGAATCTGCAATTCCTTCTTCAAATTGCAGATGTCTTGCATGCGCGCCGTGTGCCGGTTGAAATCGCAGCAGCCGGATTTGAACCAGATACTGGTCCCCGTCACCACTTGTTGAAAGTGGTGGGCTTCATCGACAAGCGCCACGAACTGTCGACGTTCGTGCGCTTCATCCAATCCTGCCACTTCACCTGTCTGTTCTCGAATGCGGAAGCGTTCGGCCTCTCCAATAGAGAGAGCTTGCGGTTAGGCATTCCTGTGCTCGCGCGAGACATCGGCGGAATTTCCGATACGATGCCGAACGGATGCGGACATCTTTTCGACGCGTCCGCGCAGCCTGAAGACGTTGCTGTAACGATTGAATCCTACGCTCGAAATCTCGATCGATATTGGGCACTCCATAGCGCCGTCGCCGCCAGAAGCGAAGAATTTACATGGGCCACCGCCGTCGGAAAATTGCAGGCGATCTGGTCAGGCTCAGATGAATACGTCTACGAGAGGATAAATTCTTATGCTTGA
- a CDS encoding glycosyltransferase family 4 protein: MLDRAPLRFAVLQPGARLHYALPAVLQRAGMLERLYTDFCVDTGPLRHLEQLWPLAYRPAPVRRMLGRRLPAEIPRAKVREARAAVVRESAAKIFAKDGANSAASLLEVARKENFGGANAIYTVLVNEDIEICREAKLHGCKIVHEAMIGPDVGLWLNEEHKRFPGRRQNGNSIDRINAGRERDRLKYEIADLIIAPSDFVKKAVIALGADPARVAIVPYGIDESWLQTETMPERGRALFVGSVSFRKGNHYLAEAARILMKKGVDCDVRVVGPVDRQILNDSLFHGPSYVGQIPRAEVRKEFGAADVFVLPTLCDSFALVHLEAMACGVPVITTPNCGSVVRNGIDGLIVPIRSATAIAEAIERIVTDRNLRENMSRNARERAASFTLKQYEDRLVGAISRVQAND; the protein is encoded by the coding sequence ATGCTTGATCGCGCGCCCCTGCGCTTTGCGGTGCTTCAACCCGGCGCGCGGTTGCACTATGCGCTTCCAGCAGTACTGCAGCGGGCTGGAATGCTCGAGCGCTTATATACGGACTTCTGTGTCGACACGGGACCGTTGCGCCATCTCGAACAGTTGTGGCCGCTCGCATATCGACCGGCGCCGGTCCGACGCATGCTCGGGAGAAGACTTCCGGCGGAAATTCCGCGCGCAAAAGTGCGGGAGGCGCGTGCCGCCGTTGTGCGGGAGAGCGCAGCGAAGATATTCGCAAAGGACGGAGCAAACAGCGCCGCATCATTGCTGGAAGTCGCTCGGAAGGAAAATTTCGGCGGAGCCAATGCCATCTACACCGTATTGGTCAATGAAGACATCGAGATCTGCCGGGAAGCGAAATTGCACGGCTGCAAAATCGTACATGAAGCGATGATCGGACCCGATGTTGGGCTTTGGCTGAACGAAGAGCACAAGAGGTTTCCGGGTCGCCGTCAAAACGGAAATTCGATTGATCGCATAAATGCGGGACGTGAACGCGACCGATTGAAGTACGAAATTGCAGACCTGATTATCGCACCATCGGACTTCGTCAAGAAAGCCGTCATCGCGTTGGGCGCCGACCCCGCCCGGGTCGCCATCGTTCCATATGGCATCGACGAGAGCTGGCTCCAGACAGAAACTATGCCCGAGCGAGGGCGCGCGCTATTCGTGGGGAGTGTTTCATTTCGCAAGGGTAATCACTACCTCGCGGAGGCGGCACGCATACTCATGAAAAAAGGAGTTGATTGCGACGTCCGCGTTGTCGGCCCGGTCGATCGTCAAATCTTGAATGACTCACTTTTTCATGGACCAAGCTATGTCGGTCAAATTCCCAGGGCTGAGGTGCGAAAGGAGTTTGGCGCCGCCGACGTCTTTGTGCTGCCGACGCTATGCGACAGCTTCGCGTTGGTGCATCTCGAAGCGATGGCGTGTGGTGTCCCGGTAATCACCACTCCAAACTGCGGTTCCGTTGTCCGCAACGGAATTGACGGATTGATCGTTCCAATAAGATCCGCGACGGCCATAGCCGAGGCCATTGAACGCATCGTGACGGACAGAAATCTTCGCGAGAACATGTCGCGGAACGCTCGGGAACGAGCGGCATCCTTCACATTGAAGCAATATGAAGACCGCCTCGTCGGTGCAATATCCAGAGTGCAGGCTAACGATTAG
- a CDS encoding glycosyltransferase family 4 protein, whose protein sequence is MRIALLFRSYGPYHLARLNALRQRHSVLALEYSDFDGDYGWDERERKRDAGVIALSQTKSAAEPRTRVTKKLAAELERFRPDAVAIPGYSEAFALAALRICNALGIPTVLMSDSYAGSAGGKFGRETLKRQLMPLYQSAFVAGSPHAEYLSALGFPAEKITTGFDVVDNRHFAKRDATGDVYTRQKRRNVPQAYFFCCARFIAKKNLPFLVEAFARYRCRQLNDAWDLVLAGDGPLRQGIARRASELSVESSVHILGHRSYADLPDLYASAGACILPSITDEWGLVVNEAMAAGLPVLVSKGAGSHRDLVQSGVNGYVFDPKNADELAGLMVIIATSTKRTEMGAASRRIIAGWDIDRFAEGLTRAAEIARASRYGQRSHIGTAVATALSLRI, encoded by the coding sequence TTGCGAATAGCGTTGCTTTTCCGAAGTTATGGGCCTTATCACTTGGCGCGCCTGAATGCCCTTAGGCAACGCCATTCGGTTCTCGCTCTCGAGTATTCTGATTTCGATGGCGACTACGGCTGGGACGAGCGTGAGAGGAAGCGCGATGCCGGGGTTATCGCGCTGTCTCAGACGAAAAGCGCCGCAGAGCCGCGAACGCGGGTCACGAAAAAGCTTGCCGCAGAACTGGAGCGTTTCCGGCCCGACGCGGTGGCCATTCCCGGATATTCGGAAGCGTTCGCCTTGGCGGCGCTGCGAATATGCAATGCCCTTGGAATACCGACTGTCCTGATGAGCGATAGCTACGCGGGAAGCGCCGGTGGGAAATTTGGCCGCGAGACGTTGAAAAGGCAGCTCATGCCTCTCTATCAGTCGGCATTCGTCGCCGGCTCGCCACATGCGGAGTATCTGTCGGCTCTCGGCTTTCCTGCGGAAAAAATCACGACGGGTTTCGACGTCGTTGACAATCGGCATTTCGCGAAACGCGACGCCACCGGAGATGTGTACACGAGGCAGAAGCGGCGCAACGTCCCGCAGGCCTACTTCTTTTGCTGCGCGCGATTTATCGCAAAGAAAAATTTGCCATTTCTCGTCGAGGCATTCGCGCGGTACCGCTGCAGGCAATTAAACGATGCTTGGGATCTTGTGCTCGCGGGTGACGGTCCATTGCGCCAGGGTATTGCCCGCCGGGCGTCGGAGCTTTCGGTTGAATCTAGCGTCCATATCCTGGGTCACAGGAGCTACGCCGACCTACCGGACCTTTATGCCTCGGCCGGTGCGTGCATCCTCCCAAGCATCACCGACGAATGGGGACTCGTCGTAAATGAGGCGATGGCCGCAGGCCTCCCGGTTCTGGTCTCAAAAGGCGCTGGCAGCCACCGGGATCTCGTCCAAAGCGGCGTGAACGGCTACGTGTTCGATCCGAAGAATGCCGATGAACTAGCCGGGTTGATGGTTATCATCGCAACATCCACTAAGCGAACCGAGATGGGAGCAGCAAGCCGTCGCATCATTGCGGGGTGGGACATCGATCGCTTCGCGGAAGGATTGACGAGAGCCGCTGAGATTGCGCGCGCTTCGCGATACGGCCAGCGCAGCCACATAGGCACCGCCGTCGCAACTGCGCTGTCACTGCGGATTTGA
- a CDS encoding glycosyltransferase, whose protein sequence is MKVMLVTGCLSRSGGGVATVVQCLSRSLIAKKAKVNVVGLQDSGWHHDAKQWDGIRTIPLRVVGPSTIGYAPGARGCLERAGADIAHTHGIWKYPSSVVARWGASTGRPYIVSPHGMLDAWALKNSAWKKRIAAQLYENAHLRGAWCFHALCEAEARAIRELGFHQPICVIPNGIAQPLIEMPRPAPWQAFVPREHRVMLFLGRLHRKKNLSALIEAWASDAADRNWDLAIAGWDEGGHEQTLRKLVKRHGLEERVHFLGPLFGSEKDAAFRAADAFVLPSLSEGLPIAVLEAWSYGLPVLKTDACNLAQGFRENAAFRLSPERDRMTCEIRDFMRMGREAQRQMGHNGQRLTERDFCWSSVAEQLLQVYRWLLDGGTPPACVRC, encoded by the coding sequence ATGAAAGTCATGCTCGTCACTGGCTGTCTTTCGCGGTCGGGTGGCGGCGTCGCCACCGTCGTGCAATGCCTCTCGCGAAGCCTGATTGCGAAGAAAGCGAAGGTGAACGTCGTCGGTTTGCAAGACAGCGGCTGGCATCATGATGCCAAGCAATGGGACGGTATCCGAACTATTCCGCTTCGCGTCGTGGGGCCTTCGACGATCGGCTACGCACCTGGAGCGCGCGGGTGTTTAGAGAGAGCGGGCGCCGACATTGCCCACACGCATGGCATCTGGAAATATCCCTCGAGCGTCGTCGCCCGATGGGGTGCTTCCACTGGGCGGCCGTACATAGTTTCACCTCACGGAATGCTGGACGCATGGGCCCTCAAGAATTCCGCCTGGAAGAAAAGAATAGCTGCGCAGCTTTACGAGAACGCACATCTTCGCGGCGCTTGGTGCTTCCACGCTCTCTGTGAAGCTGAGGCGCGGGCAATTCGCGAACTCGGCTTTCATCAGCCGATTTGCGTGATTCCGAATGGCATCGCTCAACCGCTTATCGAGATGCCGAGACCCGCACCCTGGCAAGCATTTGTGCCGCGGGAACATCGCGTAATGCTCTTTCTCGGGCGGCTCCATCGGAAAAAAAACTTGAGTGCACTCATCGAAGCATGGGCATCCGATGCAGCCGATCGAAATTGGGATCTCGCGATCGCAGGATGGGATGAGGGCGGACACGAACAAACGCTTCGCAAGCTCGTGAAGAGGCATGGCCTCGAAGAGCGCGTGCATTTTCTTGGTCCTCTGTTCGGCAGCGAGAAAGACGCGGCATTTCGCGCGGCGGATGCATTTGTGTTGCCATCACTGAGCGAGGGATTGCCGATCGCGGTTCTCGAGGCGTGGTCGTACGGACTTCCAGTGCTCAAAACGGACGCGTGTAACTTAGCGCAGGGCTTTCGCGAAAATGCAGCGTTTCGCCTTTCTCCCGAGCGGGATCGGATGACTTGCGAGATTCGTGACTTCATGCGGATGGGTCGGGAGGCTCAGCGACAGATGGGACATAACGGACAACGCCTCACCGAGCGGGACTTCTGCTGGAGCAGCGTCGCCGAACAACTTCTCCAAGTTTATAGATGGTTGTTAGACGGCGGAACGCCGCCCGCATGCGTCCGATGCTGA
- a CDS encoding WcaF family extracellular polysaccharide biosynthesis acetyltransferase, translating to MRLDTYNNGAFSRGKPAWFECIWLLAQWFLIRSQIPGSVHRRIILRAFGARVGGNVTIKPGLRVKFPWRLTIGDHSWLGEDVWIDNLAEVAIGSHCCISQGVYLCTGSHDWSASSFDFRAAPIVVCDKAWIAARAIVAPGVTVSEGSVLALGSVATRSTLPWTINGGNPASVMKTRPQPTSASA from the coding sequence ATGCGGCTTGACACCTATAACAATGGTGCATTCTCGCGAGGGAAGCCCGCTTGGTTCGAATGCATCTGGCTTCTCGCGCAATGGTTTTTGATCCGGTCGCAGATTCCCGGTTCAGTTCACCGCCGTATCATTTTGCGGGCCTTCGGGGCGCGCGTCGGAGGCAATGTAACGATCAAGCCCGGTCTCCGCGTGAAGTTCCCGTGGCGGTTGACGATTGGCGACCATTCTTGGCTCGGCGAGGACGTTTGGATCGATAATCTCGCCGAAGTCGCAATCGGCTCGCATTGCTGCATATCGCAGGGCGTTTATCTCTGTACCGGCAGCCACGATTGGTCGGCATCCAGCTTTGATTTTCGTGCAGCGCCAATAGTTGTCTGCGATAAAGCTTGGATCGCGGCGCGCGCGATTGTTGCGCCTGGAGTGACTGTCAGCGAAGGCAGCGTTCTTGCGTTGGGCAGTGTTGCAACGCGATCGACATTGCCGTGGACCATAAACGGCGGAAACCCCGCGAGCGTGATGAAGACGCGGCCTCAGCCGACATCTGCGAGCGCTTAA
- a CDS encoding glycosyltransferase family 4 protein yields the protein MNRFFYPDYSATSQMLTDLTFGLAERGAEVSVITSRLLYEDARAALPTRERVRGVDIERVWTSRYGRTGLVFRLIDYLTFYFSAALTLARSARRGDIVVAMTDPPALSILALVLAWSRGAHLVNWLQDVFPEVAEALQLAGKRSPLLFRPLRLLRDLSLRRASMNVAIGSLMAERLLQLGVTQDRMIMIPNWADTNAIRPVPPMSNRLRSDWGLSEKFVVAYSGNLGRAHGIETLVDAMTITGQNGEPEIHWLFVGGGVGLEQLKRAAEELGIANLTFRPYQPRENLSQSLSVADVHVVLLRPALEGLIVPSKFYGIAAAGRPIIFVGAADGEIARLIMQYGCGATIASGDGIGLAETLSTMAKNTVHCRRQGERARGMCEENFSKEQAISAWNELLERVERPRAISRSNECCAEPTLE from the coding sequence ATGAATCGCTTTTTCTATCCGGATTATTCGGCCACAAGCCAGATGCTGACGGATCTCACGTTCGGCCTTGCGGAGCGCGGCGCGGAGGTCAGCGTGATCACGAGCCGCCTTCTATATGAAGATGCCAGGGCGGCCCTGCCGACACGTGAGAGGGTGAGGGGCGTCGATATCGAACGTGTCTGGACCTCGCGGTACGGCCGCACAGGCCTCGTGTTTCGCTTGATCGACTATTTGACGTTCTATTTTTCAGCAGCGTTGACGCTGGCACGCTCGGCGCGCCGAGGTGACATCGTTGTTGCGATGACGGATCCGCCCGCACTTTCGATTCTGGCATTGGTCCTTGCGTGGTCGCGAGGCGCTCACCTCGTCAATTGGCTCCAGGATGTCTTTCCCGAGGTCGCGGAAGCACTCCAGCTCGCGGGCAAGCGTTCGCCTCTGCTGTTCCGCCCGTTGCGCCTCCTGCGGGATCTCTCGCTTCGCCGAGCTTCGATGAACGTCGCGATCGGTTCGTTGATGGCGGAACGTCTTTTGCAATTGGGTGTGACGCAAGATCGAATGATTATGATTCCGAACTGGGCGGATACGAACGCCATTCGCCCCGTACCTCCGATGAGCAATCGCCTGCGGTCCGATTGGGGTCTCTCGGAGAAGTTCGTTGTTGCGTATTCCGGCAATCTGGGTCGAGCGCACGGCATCGAGACTTTGGTCGATGCAATGACGATAACCGGTCAAAACGGCGAGCCGGAAATCCACTGGCTGTTCGTTGGCGGCGGTGTAGGCCTCGAGCAGTTGAAACGCGCGGCCGAAGAGCTAGGTATCGCCAACCTCACATTCCGTCCTTATCAGCCGCGCGAAAATCTCAGCCAAAGCCTGTCGGTGGCGGACGTCCACGTTGTGCTATTGAGGCCCGCGCTTGAGGGCCTTATCGTACCGAGCAAATTCTACGGGATCGCCGCCGCGGGACGCCCCATCATTTTTGTCGGTGCCGCTGACGGAGAGATTGCGCGTCTGATAATGCAATACGGATGCGGCGCAACGATCGCATCCGGCGATGGTATCGGTCTCGCTGAAACCCTTTCGACAATGGCAAAAAACACGGTGCACTGTCGCCGCCAGGGCGAGCGCGCCAGAGGCATGTGCGAGGAGAATTTCAGCAAAGAACAGGCCATCTCCGCCTGGAATGAACTTCTCGAGAGAGTTGAACGGCCGCGAGCGATAAGCCGCTCGAATGAATGCTGTGCTGAACCAACTCTCGAGTGA
- a CDS encoding transcription termination/antitermination protein NusG, with protein MNCFVSQQGSLAIWIAVNTHPNRERSAEQNLRNQGYEVYGPVIRKQIRHARRVSDVLRPLFPGYLFVRLNDTQSRWRPILSTVGVRSVVCTRDVPCILPVQLIDDLKAREKDGVIARSVSSPQLGETVRVGRGAFDGLAGKIIDLAENDRLVVLMDFLNRPVRVKISSDLLSVV; from the coding sequence ATGAACTGCTTCGTTTCCCAGCAAGGCTCGCTCGCAATCTGGATAGCGGTGAATACGCATCCCAACCGAGAGCGCTCGGCAGAGCAAAATCTTCGAAACCAGGGATACGAAGTCTATGGGCCGGTGATCCGAAAGCAGATCCGACACGCGCGGCGCGTCAGTGACGTTCTTCGCCCTCTGTTTCCCGGCTACCTATTCGTGCGATTGAACGACACGCAAAGCCGGTGGCGGCCCATTCTTTCGACCGTCGGAGTTCGATCGGTCGTCTGCACGCGCGATGTCCCGTGCATCCTTCCTGTTCAGCTCATCGACGACCTGAAGGCGCGCGAGAAAGACGGGGTTATTGCGCGCTCCGTCTCATCTCCTCAACTCGGAGAGACCGTGCGAGTCGGCCGTGGCGCGTTCGATGGCCTCGCCGGAAAGATCATCGATCTTGCTGAGAATGATCGCCTCGTTGTCTTGATGGATTTTCTCAACAGGCCGGTCAGAGTCAAGATCTCCAGCGACCTACTGTCAGTCGTGTAG